The following are encoded in a window of bacterium SCSIO 12643 genomic DNA:
- a CDS encoding class I SAM-dependent methyltransferase: MTELELIIDLHKNSDRQGPGSPQETLRALELTNLSGRTNLKIADIGCGSGGQTITLAQHLNGKISAVDLFPDFLDELQEKSQKLGLIDRIIPLEKSMDDLPFKNEELDLIWSEGAIYNMGFTKGIQKWYDYLKKGGYLAVSEITWITPSRPKEIESFWMNEYPEIDLASNKISILENNGFTIVGYFYLSQNSWIDNYYTPLSNRFESFLKRHHQQELAQKVVNDHKAELDLYLQYKDYYSYGFYIAKKN, translated from the coding sequence ATGACTGAATTAGAGCTCATCATAGACCTACATAAAAACTCAGACCGTCAGGGGCCTGGAAGTCCTCAAGAAACCCTCCGTGCCCTTGAACTTACGAATTTGTCCGGTCGTACAAATCTTAAAATTGCCGATATAGGTTGCGGATCAGGTGGACAAACAATCACATTGGCACAACATCTGAATGGTAAAATAAGCGCTGTAGACCTATTTCCGGATTTTTTAGATGAACTTCAAGAAAAATCGCAAAAACTTGGATTAATAGATCGCATTATACCTCTGGAAAAATCTATGGACGATTTACCATTCAAAAACGAAGAACTAGATCTCATTTGGTCTGAAGGAGCCATCTATAATATGGGATTCACAAAAGGAATCCAAAAGTGGTATGATTATTTAAAAAAGGGAGGATATTTAGCAGTAAGCGAAATCACATGGATCACCCCGTCACGTCCAAAAGAAATTGAAAGCTTCTGGATGAATGAATATCCTGAAATTGATTTGGCCTCTAATAAAATCAGCATTTTAGAAAACAATGGTTTTACCATAGTGGGGTATTTTTATCTATCTCAAAACAGCTGGATAGATAACTACTACACACCTTTGTCAAATCGATTCGAATCATTTCTTAAACGTCATCACCAACAAGAACTTGCCCAAAAAGTTGTTAATGATCATAAAGCCGAGTTGGACTTATACCTTCAATACAAAGACTATTACAGCTATGGATTTTATATCGCCAAAAAGAATTAA
- a CDS encoding carboxypeptidase-like regulatory domain-containing protein: MRFIYTSVLLTLFGLSGCAPKPITTCGVMYLANRPSIDSRIISLESTEQTDTSAAIISGVILGETINENQHHMDTLEFAAVYLVDKKSGATFGAVADIQGHFKLYVPESSYDLTVQYIAYNYLIVKEIQPKPGKIIQMDVVLGQSNASLDSTLYQISPTGEILKLAQ; this comes from the coding sequence ATGCGATTCATCTACACATCTGTATTACTGACTTTATTCGGGTTATCTGGCTGTGCGCCAAAACCAATTACCACCTGTGGAGTAATGTATCTGGCTAATCGGCCTTCTATAGATAGTAGGATCATCTCACTGGAAAGTACTGAACAAACCGATACCTCTGCAGCTATCATTTCTGGTGTAATTCTTGGGGAAACTATCAATGAAAATCAGCACCATATGGATACATTAGAATTTGCAGCTGTATATCTTGTAGATAAAAAATCGGGGGCTACATTTGGAGCAGTTGCGGATATCCAGGGGCATTTCAAACTTTATGTTCCGGAATCCTCCTACGATTTAACTGTTCAATATATTGCCTATAACTATTTAATCGTCAAAGAGATCCAACCTAAACCCGGAAAGATTATTCAAATGGATGTCGTATTGGGTCAAAGTAACGCTTCATTAGACAGCACTTTATATCAAATATCACCGACAGGAGAAATATTAAAACTGGCGCAATGA
- a CDS encoding TetR/AcrR family transcriptional regulator: MNQLSTKEKIIAKSLAMFNEYGVENITTRHIAKELGISQGNLHYHYPNKNEILSTLFHNFIHQIKSAERFNGTEFDTIEMYESMLENFRIMDNYRLFFQQNEVIWRRIPEIKNGMIQLFQSKKNEILDLIHIYKSEGKFRQDISASQIEFLTEQFIFTIQSWLMVKNYHPQEHSVEHYAKFLFRSWLPYLNNETMKTWEKIL, encoded by the coding sequence ATGAACCAATTATCAACAAAAGAAAAAATCATCGCGAAATCATTGGCTATGTTTAATGAATATGGCGTAGAAAATATAACCACCCGGCATATCGCCAAAGAGCTTGGGATAAGCCAGGGAAACTTACATTATCACTACCCCAACAAAAATGAAATTCTCTCCACCCTATTCCATAATTTTATACATCAAATAAAATCTGCCGAAAGATTTAATGGAACAGAATTTGACACCATTGAAATGTATGAATCCATGCTTGAGAATTTTAGAATCATGGATAATTACCGATTATTTTTTCAACAAAATGAAGTCATCTGGCGAAGAATCCCGGAAATCAAAAATGGTATGATTCAATTATTTCAATCAAAAAAAAATGAAATTTTAGATCTGATCCATATCTATAAATCTGAAGGGAAATTCAGACAGGATATCAGTGCATCGCAAATCGAGTTTCTGACTGAGCAGTTTATATTTACTATCCAATCCTGGTTAATGGTCAAAAATTATCACCCACAAGAACATTCAGTAGAACATTATGCCAAATTTCTATTTAGATCGTGGTTACCATATCTAAATAATGAAACCATGAAAACGTGGGAGAAAATTTTATAA
- a CDS encoding amidohydrolase family protein, giving the protein MKTYYFLIMMIFLGACSKNANDPLVEKLSHSESILIKKVHIFNGRDREIMSPKDVLIQDGIIKSISDEIEETPNQIVINGAGQTLMPGMVDAHVHLSGSGAVPWENQKADVIYNLQAYLYAGVTTVYDLGGLAGDISEFSDQIETGEILGPRVFNTHIPITVKNAHPIPLTEIMLPWPLKSMVNTISPTIDHVSEAPKLIEKYTSKEIDYVKIICDQIPPGSPEMNFEQLQALVSASHKAGKKVFVHIGSPENAITAIKAGADVLAHGVWRGKLSEDQASFIARSNVPIIYTISGFKNVAHIHNGVFKPNELDQKLVPQEVLVPVTLEKGKDVHQQKVMNNFFKDVSAHSGYWEQNFTLLYQKGARILVGTDSNLPGTYAGSTYYQELDELKNFGMTNFEILTGATYLNAQLFLEHPDFGFVGVDMQADLLLIDGNPLEDLQLVKKPNLIIKRGEIIKRI; this is encoded by the coding sequence ATGAAAACGTATTATTTCCTGATTATGATGATATTTTTGGGTGCATGCTCAAAAAATGCGAATGATCCTCTTGTGGAGAAATTATCACATTCAGAATCTATTCTGATAAAAAAGGTCCATATTTTCAATGGTAGAGATCGTGAAATAATGAGTCCAAAAGACGTTTTAATTCAAGATGGAATAATAAAATCGATCTCAGATGAAATTGAGGAAACCCCAAATCAAATTGTTATAAATGGTGCCGGTCAAACCTTAATGCCTGGAATGGTCGATGCCCATGTCCATTTATCAGGTAGTGGAGCGGTGCCCTGGGAAAATCAAAAGGCAGATGTAATCTATAATCTACAAGCGTATTTATATGCAGGAGTAACTACGGTTTATGATTTGGGAGGTTTGGCTGGAGATATAAGCGAGTTTTCAGATCAAATTGAAACAGGTGAAATATTAGGCCCCCGTGTATTTAACACCCATATACCGATTACGGTGAAGAATGCCCATCCGATTCCATTAACTGAGATTATGTTGCCATGGCCATTAAAAAGTATGGTGAATACGATATCTCCTACGATAGATCATGTTTCAGAAGCGCCAAAACTCATAGAAAAATACACCTCAAAAGAAATTGATTATGTGAAGATTATTTGTGATCAAATACCACCTGGATCACCTGAAATGAACTTTGAACAATTGCAGGCTTTGGTTTCAGCATCTCATAAGGCAGGTAAAAAGGTTTTTGTTCATATCGGAAGTCCGGAAAACGCGATTACTGCCATAAAAGCAGGAGCTGATGTTTTGGCGCATGGTGTTTGGAGAGGGAAGTTATCAGAAGATCAAGCCAGTTTTATTGCACGTTCCAATGTGCCTATTATTTATACGATATCAGGGTTTAAAAATGTAGCACACATTCATAATGGTGTATTTAAACCAAATGAACTAGATCAAAAACTAGTGCCGCAAGAAGTATTGGTACCGGTTACTCTGGAAAAAGGTAAAGATGTTCATCAGCAAAAGGTGATGAATAATTTTTTTAAAGATGTATCTGCGCATAGTGGTTATTGGGAACAAAATTTCACACTTTTATATCAGAAAGGAGCCAGGATTCTGGTTGGAACAGATAGTAATTTACCTGGTACATATGCGGGTTCAACTTATTATCAGGAACTGGATGAATTAAAGAATTTTGGAATGACAAATTTTGAAATATTAACCGGTGCTACTTATTTGAATGCACAATTGTTTTTGGAGCATCCGGATTTTGGATTTGTAGGTGTTGACATGCAAGCAGATTTATTATTAATAGATGGAAATCCGCTAGAAGATTTACAATTGGTAAAGAAACCAAATTTGATCATTAAAAGAGGAGAAATTATCAAGCGTATATAG
- a CDS encoding AraC family transcriptional regulator, whose product MNLKIQNVNVYFDFYIISFKSDIHGSINYGRNTYDFEEGSILFSSPGQVFSITSDPVIDINGWSLFIHPKLFTRSDLHQTIQQYNFFSYDINEALHTSEKEKLILEKFVSNIENEISQNLDRHSHDLIIHNLESILKYSQRFYDRQFLTRSNTNKDFVSLFEQYLIRYFNSDEIVTKGIPSITQCGNALNMSGHYLSDLLKIETGKTAKEHIHLKLIQKAKHQLLSSDISVKSLAYELGFEYPQYFSRFFKNKTGMTPTEYRNLN is encoded by the coding sequence ATGAATTTAAAAATTCAAAATGTAAATGTATATTTTGACTTTTACATCATCTCATTCAAGTCCGATATTCATGGCAGTATCAATTATGGCCGTAATACATATGATTTTGAAGAAGGTAGCATCCTGTTTTCCTCTCCTGGTCAGGTATTTAGTATTACATCTGATCCAGTAATTGACATCAACGGATGGAGTCTTTTTATTCATCCAAAACTATTCACCAGGTCTGATCTTCATCAAACCATTCAACAATATAATTTCTTCTCATATGACATCAATGAAGCACTTCATACTTCGGAAAAGGAAAAACTGATTTTAGAAAAATTTGTATCAAACATCGAAAACGAAATCTCTCAAAATTTAGATCGTCATAGTCACGATCTGATTATTCATAATCTGGAATCCATTCTAAAATACAGCCAGCGATTTTATGATCGTCAATTTTTAACGCGTTCCAATACCAACAAAGATTTTGTTAGTCTTTTTGAACAATATCTTATCCGGTATTTTAATTCCGATGAAATTGTCACTAAAGGTATCCCATCAATTACTCAATGTGGAAATGCGTTAAATATGTCGGGACATTATTTGAGCGACTTACTTAAAATTGAAACCGGAAAAACAGCCAAAGAACACATTCATTTAAAACTCATTCAAAAAGCGAAGCATCAATTGTTGAGTTCCGATATTTCCGTTAAGTCATTAGCTTATGAACTTGGGTTTGAATACCCTCAATATTTCAGCCGTTTTTTCAAAAATAAGACTGGAATGACGCCTACCGAATATAGAAACTTAAACTAG